A window from Apteryx mantelli isolate bAptMan1 chromosome 15, bAptMan1.hap1, whole genome shotgun sequence encodes these proteins:
- the VPS33B gene encoding vacuolar protein sorting-associated protein 33B isoform X1 — protein sequence MAFAGRRDAPEPPDFAILKRLARDQLIYLLEQLPGRKDLFIEADLMSPLDRIANVSILKQHEVDKLYKVENRPTSSTSDQFCFLVRPRIKTMKYIADIINADKMAGRSRKYKIIFSPQKFYACEMVLEEEGVFGDVSCDEWSFYLLPLDDDIISMELPEFFRDYFLEGDHRWINCVARALQLLNSLYGPFSKAYGIGRCAKMSYELWRDLEEESESDSQGRKPEIGNVFLMDRDTDYVTALCSQVVYEGLVDDTFRIKCGSVDFGPDVTSSDKSIKVLLNSQDKVFSQIRNEHFSSVFGFLSQKSRNLQAQYDRRRGMDIKQMKNFVSQELKGLKQEHRLLSLHIGACESIMKKKTKQDFQEMIKTEHSLLEGFDIRESTSFIEEHIDRQVSPIESLRLMCLLSITENGLIPKDYRSLKTQYLQSYGPEHLLTFHNLKRIGLLTEQSPGETLTAVESKVSKLVTDRAAGKITDAFNSLARKSNFRGISKKLGLIPRVDGEYDLKMPRDMAYVFSGAYIPLSCKIIEQVLERKSWLGLEEVLRLLNGNEFSVTESAGEDSPAWESQRIILTVFLGGCTFSEIAALRFLGKEKGYKFIFLTTAITNSARMMEAMIETKA from the exons atgGCCTTCGCCGGCCGCCGCGACGCGCCCGAGCCGCCCGACTTCGCCATCCTCAAGCGGCTGGCGAGGGACCAGCTCATCTACCTGCTGGAGCAg CTCCCCGGCAGGAAGGACCTGTTCATCGAGGCCGACCTGATGAGCCCCCTGGACCGCATCGCCAACGTCTCCATCCTCAAG cagcacgAGGTGGACAAGCTGTACAAAGTGGAGAACAGgcccaccagcagcaccagcgaCCA GTTCTGCTTCCTCGTCCGGCCACGGATCAAGACCATGAAGTACATTGCTG ATATTATCAATGCTGATAAGATGGCAGGGAGGAGCCGGAAGTACAAGATTATCTTCAGCCCCCAGAAG TTTTATGCTTGCGAGATGGTGCTGGAGGAAGAGGGTGTCTTTGGTG ATGTGAGCTGTGACGAATGGTCCTTCTACCTGCTCCCCCTGGACGATGACATCATCAGCATGGAGCTGCCTGAGTTCTTCCGTGACTACTTCTTG GAAGGAGATCACCGCTGGATCAACTGTGTTGCTCGAGCCCTGCAGTTACTGAACTCCCTGTACGGACCTTTCAGCAAGGCTTATGGGATTGGCAGGTGTGCCAAG ATGAGCTATGAGTTGTGGCGGGACCTGGAGGAGGAGAGTGAGAGCGACAGTCAGGGCAGGAAGCCTGAGATTGGCAACGTCTTTCTCATGGACAGAG ACACAGACTACGTCACAGCGCTGTGTTCCCAGGTGGTGTACGAGGGGCTCGTGGACGACACCTTCCGTATCAAGTGTG GGAGTGTGGATTTTGGACCAGATGTCACCTCTTCTGACAAGAGTATTAAGGTGCTGCTCAACTCCCAGGACAAG GTCTTCAGCCAGATACGGAACGAGCATTTCTCCAGTGTGTTTGGCTTCCTGAGTCAAAAGTCACGTAACCTACAGGCACAGTATGAT CGGCGCCGTGGGATGGACATCAAGCAGATGAAGAACTTTGTCTCCCAGGAGCTGAAGGGACTAAAGCAAGAGCATCGCCTGTTGAGTCTGC ATATTGGTGCCTGTGAGTCcatcatgaaaaagaaaaccaaacaggaCTTTCAGGAGATGATCAAGACTGAACACT CTCTGCTGGAGGGTTTTGACATCCGCGAGAGCACCAGCTTCATAGAAGAGCACATTGACCGACAG GTGTCCCCCATTGAGAGCCTACGCTTGATGTGCCTGTTGTCCATCACGGAGAATG GTCTCATCCCCAAAGACTACCGCTCCCTGAAAACCCAGTACCTGCAG AGCTACGGGCCTGAGCACTTGCTGACCTTCCACAACCTCAAGCGCATCGGGCTGCTGACTGAACAGTCTCCTGGAGAGACCCTGACTGCTGTGGAGAGCAAAGTCAGCAAGCTGGTGACAGACCGAGCTGCAG GAAAAATCACAGATGCGTTTAATTCTTTGGCCAGGAAGAGCAATTTTCGAGGCATAAGCAAGAAGCTGGGGTTG ATTCCCCGGGTGGATGGAGAGTATGACCTGAAAATGCCGCGGGATATGGCGTATGTTTTCAGTGGGGCCTACATCCCCCTGAGCTGCAAGATCATTGAACAG GTGCTGGAGCGCAAAAGCTGGCTGGGTCTGGAGGAAGTTTTGCGCCTGCTCAATGGCAATGAGTTTTCTGTTACAG AGAGTGCTGGGGAAGACAGTCCTGCCTGGGAGTCTCAGCGCATCATCCTCACAGTGTTCTTAGGAGGCTGCACCTTCTCTGAAATTGCTGCTCTTCGCTttttggggaaggagaaag GGTACAAGTTCATCTTCCTGACAACAGCAATTACGAACAGCGCGCGGATGATGGAGGCCATGATCGAGACAAAGGCGTGA
- the VPS33B gene encoding vacuolar protein sorting-associated protein 33B isoform X3 — MAFAGRRDAPEPPDFAILKRLARDQLIYLLEQLPGRKDLFIEADLMSPLDRIANVSILKQHEVDKLYKVENRPTSSTSDQFCFLVRPRIKTMKYIADIINADKMAGRSRKYKIIFSPQKFYACEMVLEEEGVFGDVSCDEWSFYLLPLDDDIISMELPEFFRDYFLEGDHRWINCVARALQLLNSLYGPFSKAYGIGRCAKMSYELWRDLEEESESDSQGRKPEIGNVFLMDRDTDYVTALCSQVVYEGLVDDTFRIKCGSVDFGPDVTSSDKSIKVLLNSQDKVFSQIRNEHFSSVFGFLSQKSRNLQAQYDRRRGMDIKQMKNFVSQELKGLKQEHRLLSLHIGACESIMKKKTKQDFQEMIKTEHSLLEGFDIRESTSFIEEHIDRQVSPIESLRLMCLLSITENGLIPKDYRSLKTQYLQSYGPEHLLTFHNLKRIGLLTEQSPGETLTAVESKVSKLVTDRAAAHGEPGCRRHGAHPQRWCPSCAQGCYKPGTWLFPWGWQDREALLPLLFQSQEKSQMRLILWPGRAIFEA, encoded by the exons atgGCCTTCGCCGGCCGCCGCGACGCGCCCGAGCCGCCCGACTTCGCCATCCTCAAGCGGCTGGCGAGGGACCAGCTCATCTACCTGCTGGAGCAg CTCCCCGGCAGGAAGGACCTGTTCATCGAGGCCGACCTGATGAGCCCCCTGGACCGCATCGCCAACGTCTCCATCCTCAAG cagcacgAGGTGGACAAGCTGTACAAAGTGGAGAACAGgcccaccagcagcaccagcgaCCA GTTCTGCTTCCTCGTCCGGCCACGGATCAAGACCATGAAGTACATTGCTG ATATTATCAATGCTGATAAGATGGCAGGGAGGAGCCGGAAGTACAAGATTATCTTCAGCCCCCAGAAG TTTTATGCTTGCGAGATGGTGCTGGAGGAAGAGGGTGTCTTTGGTG ATGTGAGCTGTGACGAATGGTCCTTCTACCTGCTCCCCCTGGACGATGACATCATCAGCATGGAGCTGCCTGAGTTCTTCCGTGACTACTTCTTG GAAGGAGATCACCGCTGGATCAACTGTGTTGCTCGAGCCCTGCAGTTACTGAACTCCCTGTACGGACCTTTCAGCAAGGCTTATGGGATTGGCAGGTGTGCCAAG ATGAGCTATGAGTTGTGGCGGGACCTGGAGGAGGAGAGTGAGAGCGACAGTCAGGGCAGGAAGCCTGAGATTGGCAACGTCTTTCTCATGGACAGAG ACACAGACTACGTCACAGCGCTGTGTTCCCAGGTGGTGTACGAGGGGCTCGTGGACGACACCTTCCGTATCAAGTGTG GGAGTGTGGATTTTGGACCAGATGTCACCTCTTCTGACAAGAGTATTAAGGTGCTGCTCAACTCCCAGGACAAG GTCTTCAGCCAGATACGGAACGAGCATTTCTCCAGTGTGTTTGGCTTCCTGAGTCAAAAGTCACGTAACCTACAGGCACAGTATGAT CGGCGCCGTGGGATGGACATCAAGCAGATGAAGAACTTTGTCTCCCAGGAGCTGAAGGGACTAAAGCAAGAGCATCGCCTGTTGAGTCTGC ATATTGGTGCCTGTGAGTCcatcatgaaaaagaaaaccaaacaggaCTTTCAGGAGATGATCAAGACTGAACACT CTCTGCTGGAGGGTTTTGACATCCGCGAGAGCACCAGCTTCATAGAAGAGCACATTGACCGACAG GTGTCCCCCATTGAGAGCCTACGCTTGATGTGCCTGTTGTCCATCACGGAGAATG GTCTCATCCCCAAAGACTACCGCTCCCTGAAAACCCAGTACCTGCAG AGCTACGGGCCTGAGCACTTGCTGACCTTCCACAACCTCAAGCGCATCGGGCTGCTGACTGAACAGTCTCCTGGAGAGACCCTGACTGCTGTGGAGAGCAAAGTCAGCAAGCTGGTGACAGACCGAGCTGCAG CACATGGCGAGCCCGGATGCCGCAGGCATGGAGCGCATCCCCAGAGGTGGTGCCCCAGCTGTGCCCAGGGCTGCTACAAACCAGGCACCTGGCTCTTCCCCTGGGGGTGGCAGGACCGAGAAGCACTGCTGCCCCTTCTCTTCCAGAGCCAG GAAAAATCACAGATGCGTTTAATTCTTTGGCCAGGAAGAGCAATTTTCGAGGCATAA
- the VPS33B gene encoding vacuolar protein sorting-associated protein 33B isoform X4 yields MKYIADIINADKMAGRSRKYKIIFSPQKFYACEMVLEEEGVFGDVSCDEWSFYLLPLDDDIISMELPEFFRDYFLEGDHRWINCVARALQLLNSLYGPFSKAYGIGRCAKMSYELWRDLEEESESDSQGRKPEIGNVFLMDRDTDYVTALCSQVVYEGLVDDTFRIKCGSVDFGPDVTSSDKSIKVLLNSQDKVFSQIRNEHFSSVFGFLSQKSRNLQAQYDRRRGMDIKQMKNFVSQELKGLKQEHRLLSLHIGACESIMKKKTKQDFQEMIKTEHSLLEGFDIRESTSFIEEHIDRQVSPIESLRLMCLLSITENGLIPKDYRSLKTQYLQSYGPEHLLTFHNLKRIGLLTEQSPGETLTAVESKVSKLVTDRAAGKITDAFNSLARKSNFRGISKKLGLIPRVDGEYDLKMPRDMAYVFSGAYIPLSCKIIEQVLERKSWLGLEEVLRLLNGNEFSVTESAGEDSPAWESQRIILTVFLGGCTFSEIAALRFLGKEKGYKFIFLTTAITNSARMMEAMIETKA; encoded by the exons ATGAAGTACATTGCTG ATATTATCAATGCTGATAAGATGGCAGGGAGGAGCCGGAAGTACAAGATTATCTTCAGCCCCCAGAAG TTTTATGCTTGCGAGATGGTGCTGGAGGAAGAGGGTGTCTTTGGTG ATGTGAGCTGTGACGAATGGTCCTTCTACCTGCTCCCCCTGGACGATGACATCATCAGCATGGAGCTGCCTGAGTTCTTCCGTGACTACTTCTTG GAAGGAGATCACCGCTGGATCAACTGTGTTGCTCGAGCCCTGCAGTTACTGAACTCCCTGTACGGACCTTTCAGCAAGGCTTATGGGATTGGCAGGTGTGCCAAG ATGAGCTATGAGTTGTGGCGGGACCTGGAGGAGGAGAGTGAGAGCGACAGTCAGGGCAGGAAGCCTGAGATTGGCAACGTCTTTCTCATGGACAGAG ACACAGACTACGTCACAGCGCTGTGTTCCCAGGTGGTGTACGAGGGGCTCGTGGACGACACCTTCCGTATCAAGTGTG GGAGTGTGGATTTTGGACCAGATGTCACCTCTTCTGACAAGAGTATTAAGGTGCTGCTCAACTCCCAGGACAAG GTCTTCAGCCAGATACGGAACGAGCATTTCTCCAGTGTGTTTGGCTTCCTGAGTCAAAAGTCACGTAACCTACAGGCACAGTATGAT CGGCGCCGTGGGATGGACATCAAGCAGATGAAGAACTTTGTCTCCCAGGAGCTGAAGGGACTAAAGCAAGAGCATCGCCTGTTGAGTCTGC ATATTGGTGCCTGTGAGTCcatcatgaaaaagaaaaccaaacaggaCTTTCAGGAGATGATCAAGACTGAACACT CTCTGCTGGAGGGTTTTGACATCCGCGAGAGCACCAGCTTCATAGAAGAGCACATTGACCGACAG GTGTCCCCCATTGAGAGCCTACGCTTGATGTGCCTGTTGTCCATCACGGAGAATG GTCTCATCCCCAAAGACTACCGCTCCCTGAAAACCCAGTACCTGCAG AGCTACGGGCCTGAGCACTTGCTGACCTTCCACAACCTCAAGCGCATCGGGCTGCTGACTGAACAGTCTCCTGGAGAGACCCTGACTGCTGTGGAGAGCAAAGTCAGCAAGCTGGTGACAGACCGAGCTGCAG GAAAAATCACAGATGCGTTTAATTCTTTGGCCAGGAAGAGCAATTTTCGAGGCATAAGCAAGAAGCTGGGGTTG ATTCCCCGGGTGGATGGAGAGTATGACCTGAAAATGCCGCGGGATATGGCGTATGTTTTCAGTGGGGCCTACATCCCCCTGAGCTGCAAGATCATTGAACAG GTGCTGGAGCGCAAAAGCTGGCTGGGTCTGGAGGAAGTTTTGCGCCTGCTCAATGGCAATGAGTTTTCTGTTACAG AGAGTGCTGGGGAAGACAGTCCTGCCTGGGAGTCTCAGCGCATCATCCTCACAGTGTTCTTAGGAGGCTGCACCTTCTCTGAAATTGCTGCTCTTCGCTttttggggaaggagaaag GGTACAAGTTCATCTTCCTGACAACAGCAATTACGAACAGCGCGCGGATGATGGAGGCCATGATCGAGACAAAGGCGTGA
- the HDDC3 gene encoding guanosine-3',5'-bis(diphosphate) 3'-pyrophosphohydrolase MESH1, with protein MGSEAARLLEAADFAARKHKEQRRKDPEGTPYINHPIGVARILTHEAGVTDIVVLQAALLHDTVEDTDTTFSEIEECFGEEVRRVVEEVTDDKTLPKMERKRLQIEHAPNCSPRAKLVKLADKLYNLRDLNRCTPAGWSAQRVQEYFQWAARVVGGLRGTSPPLEAALQQLFEERGVSL; from the exons ATGGGCTCCGAGGCGGCGCGGCTGCTGGAGGCGGCGGACTTCGCGGCCAGGAAGCACAAGGAGCAGCGGCGGAAGGACCCCGAGGGCACCCCCTACATCAACCACCCCATCG GCGTCGCCAGGATTTTGACCCACGAGGCTGGCGTGACGGACATTGTTGTGCTGCAG GCTGCTCTCCTGCACGACACAGTGGAGGACACGGATACCACGTTCTCCGAGATTGAAGAGTGCTTTGGGGAAGAGGTGAGGCGTGTTGTGGAAGAGGTGACGGATGATAAGACGCTGCCAAAGATGGAGCGAAAGCGCCTGCAGATAGAGCACGCGCCCAACTGCAGCCCAAGGGCCAAGCTGGTGAAGTTGGCAGACAAGCTGTACAATCTGCGCGACCTGAACCGCTGCACCCCAGCAG gCTGGTCGGCGCAGCGCGTGCAGGAGTACTTCCAGTGGGCGGCGCGGGTGGTCGGCGGCCTGCGCGGGACGAGCCCGCCGCTGGAGGCGGCGCTGCAGCAGCTCTTCGAGGAGCGCGGCGTGTCGCTgtga
- the VPS33B gene encoding vacuolar protein sorting-associated protein 33B isoform X2, whose protein sequence is MAFAGRRDAPEPPDFAILKRLARDQLIYLLEQLPGRKDLFIEADLMSPLDRIANVSILKHEVDKLYKVENRPTSSTSDQFCFLVRPRIKTMKYIADIINADKMAGRSRKYKIIFSPQKFYACEMVLEEEGVFGDVSCDEWSFYLLPLDDDIISMELPEFFRDYFLEGDHRWINCVARALQLLNSLYGPFSKAYGIGRCAKMSYELWRDLEEESESDSQGRKPEIGNVFLMDRDTDYVTALCSQVVYEGLVDDTFRIKCGSVDFGPDVTSSDKSIKVLLNSQDKVFSQIRNEHFSSVFGFLSQKSRNLQAQYDRRRGMDIKQMKNFVSQELKGLKQEHRLLSLHIGACESIMKKKTKQDFQEMIKTEHSLLEGFDIRESTSFIEEHIDRQVSPIESLRLMCLLSITENGLIPKDYRSLKTQYLQSYGPEHLLTFHNLKRIGLLTEQSPGETLTAVESKVSKLVTDRAAGKITDAFNSLARKSNFRGISKKLGLIPRVDGEYDLKMPRDMAYVFSGAYIPLSCKIIEQVLERKSWLGLEEVLRLLNGNEFSVTESAGEDSPAWESQRIILTVFLGGCTFSEIAALRFLGKEKGYKFIFLTTAITNSARMMEAMIETKA, encoded by the exons atgGCCTTCGCCGGCCGCCGCGACGCGCCCGAGCCGCCCGACTTCGCCATCCTCAAGCGGCTGGCGAGGGACCAGCTCATCTACCTGCTGGAGCAg CTCCCCGGCAGGAAGGACCTGTTCATCGAGGCCGACCTGATGAGCCCCCTGGACCGCATCGCCAACGTCTCCATCCTCAAG cacgAGGTGGACAAGCTGTACAAAGTGGAGAACAGgcccaccagcagcaccagcgaCCA GTTCTGCTTCCTCGTCCGGCCACGGATCAAGACCATGAAGTACATTGCTG ATATTATCAATGCTGATAAGATGGCAGGGAGGAGCCGGAAGTACAAGATTATCTTCAGCCCCCAGAAG TTTTATGCTTGCGAGATGGTGCTGGAGGAAGAGGGTGTCTTTGGTG ATGTGAGCTGTGACGAATGGTCCTTCTACCTGCTCCCCCTGGACGATGACATCATCAGCATGGAGCTGCCTGAGTTCTTCCGTGACTACTTCTTG GAAGGAGATCACCGCTGGATCAACTGTGTTGCTCGAGCCCTGCAGTTACTGAACTCCCTGTACGGACCTTTCAGCAAGGCTTATGGGATTGGCAGGTGTGCCAAG ATGAGCTATGAGTTGTGGCGGGACCTGGAGGAGGAGAGTGAGAGCGACAGTCAGGGCAGGAAGCCTGAGATTGGCAACGTCTTTCTCATGGACAGAG ACACAGACTACGTCACAGCGCTGTGTTCCCAGGTGGTGTACGAGGGGCTCGTGGACGACACCTTCCGTATCAAGTGTG GGAGTGTGGATTTTGGACCAGATGTCACCTCTTCTGACAAGAGTATTAAGGTGCTGCTCAACTCCCAGGACAAG GTCTTCAGCCAGATACGGAACGAGCATTTCTCCAGTGTGTTTGGCTTCCTGAGTCAAAAGTCACGTAACCTACAGGCACAGTATGAT CGGCGCCGTGGGATGGACATCAAGCAGATGAAGAACTTTGTCTCCCAGGAGCTGAAGGGACTAAAGCAAGAGCATCGCCTGTTGAGTCTGC ATATTGGTGCCTGTGAGTCcatcatgaaaaagaaaaccaaacaggaCTTTCAGGAGATGATCAAGACTGAACACT CTCTGCTGGAGGGTTTTGACATCCGCGAGAGCACCAGCTTCATAGAAGAGCACATTGACCGACAG GTGTCCCCCATTGAGAGCCTACGCTTGATGTGCCTGTTGTCCATCACGGAGAATG GTCTCATCCCCAAAGACTACCGCTCCCTGAAAACCCAGTACCTGCAG AGCTACGGGCCTGAGCACTTGCTGACCTTCCACAACCTCAAGCGCATCGGGCTGCTGACTGAACAGTCTCCTGGAGAGACCCTGACTGCTGTGGAGAGCAAAGTCAGCAAGCTGGTGACAGACCGAGCTGCAG GAAAAATCACAGATGCGTTTAATTCTTTGGCCAGGAAGAGCAATTTTCGAGGCATAAGCAAGAAGCTGGGGTTG ATTCCCCGGGTGGATGGAGAGTATGACCTGAAAATGCCGCGGGATATGGCGTATGTTTTCAGTGGGGCCTACATCCCCCTGAGCTGCAAGATCATTGAACAG GTGCTGGAGCGCAAAAGCTGGCTGGGTCTGGAGGAAGTTTTGCGCCTGCTCAATGGCAATGAGTTTTCTGTTACAG AGAGTGCTGGGGAAGACAGTCCTGCCTGGGAGTCTCAGCGCATCATCCTCACAGTGTTCTTAGGAGGCTGCACCTTCTCTGAAATTGCTGCTCTTCGCTttttggggaaggagaaag GGTACAAGTTCATCTTCCTGACAACAGCAATTACGAACAGCGCGCGGATGATGGAGGCCATGATCGAGACAAAGGCGTGA